In Clostridium swellfunianum, a genomic segment contains:
- the rfbH gene encoding lipopolysaccharide biosynthesis protein RfbH encodes MADEKLLKQEIMDKVKEIYKLRKAKETFVKGKTRIGYSGRCFDEKEMLAAVDAVLDFWLTLGPKGIEFCESFKNYLGNKHCLVTNSGSSSNLLAISALCSDSIANPIRPWDEVITTAVTFPTTLNPIIQNKLTPVFVDIEEDTYNIDASLIEAAVSSKTRAIVFAHTLGNPAEMDKIMAIAKKYKLYVVEDTCDALDSIYEGKYCGSFGDFSTFSFYAAHHITMGEGGALCTNSSELYRAALSYRDWGRACYCQTGEKNPNGACGHRFDFKFKGLPEGYDHKYVYSNIGYNLKPLDIQCAIGLEQLKKLPDFTKARKKNFNLLYDFMKKYEDKFILPRSLPKADASWFAFPLTIREDAGFTKKALVTFLESKNIETRMLFAGNILNQPGYKNINHRISGQLTNSDQVLHKTFFLGVYPGITQEKLEYITDCIDEFFK; translated from the coding sequence ATGGCAGATGAAAAACTACTGAAACAAGAGATTATGGACAAGGTTAAAGAAATATACAAGTTAAGAAAAGCTAAAGAGACCTTTGTAAAGGGTAAAACTAGAATCGGTTATTCCGGACGCTGCTTTGATGAGAAGGAAATGCTGGCTGCGGTTGATGCTGTGCTGGATTTTTGGCTTACTCTTGGCCCTAAGGGCATAGAATTTTGCGAAAGCTTTAAAAACTATCTGGGAAACAAGCATTGCCTTGTAACTAATTCAGGTTCTTCCTCAAATTTATTAGCAATATCAGCCCTGTGTTCTGACAGCATAGCTAACCCAATAAGGCCTTGGGATGAAGTAATAACTACAGCAGTAACCTTTCCAACTACCTTGAACCCTATTATTCAGAACAAGCTTACACCAGTATTTGTAGATATAGAAGAGGATACGTACAATATTGATGCCTCTCTTATTGAAGCTGCTGTTTCAAGTAAAACTAGAGCTATTGTATTTGCTCATACTCTTGGCAATCCTGCAGAAATGGATAAGATAATGGCTATTGCTAAAAAGTACAAGCTTTATGTAGTTGAGGATACCTGCGATGCCCTTGACTCTATTTATGAGGGTAAATACTGTGGGAGCTTTGGAGATTTTTCAACCTTTAGCTTTTATGCAGCACATCATATTACCATGGGTGAAGGCGGCGCATTGTGCACAAATTCGTCTGAACTTTATAGAGCTGCATTGTCTTATAGAGACTGGGGACGAGCCTGCTACTGCCAAACTGGAGAAAAGAATCCTAATGGCGCCTGCGGACACAGATTTGACTTTAAATTTAAAGGCTTGCCTGAGGGCTATGACCACAAATATGTCTACAGCAATATAGGCTATAATTTAAAGCCCTTGGATATTCAGTGTGCAATAGGCTTAGAACAGCTTAAAAAGCTGCCTGATTTTACTAAAGCAAGGAAGAAAAATTTCAATTTATTGTATGATTTTATGAAAAAGTATGAGGATAAATTTATTCTACCAAGATCCCTTCCTAAAGCTGATGCCTCTTGGTTTGCTTTTCCATTAACCATTAGAGAGGATGCAGGGTTTACAAAAAAGGCTCTGGTTACTTTCTTAGAATCCAAAAACATTGAAACAAGAATGCTGTTTGCAGGCAATATTTTGAATCAGCCGGGCTATAAAAATATTAATCACAGGATTTCTGGGCAGCTTACTAACTCTGATCAGGTGCTTCATAAAACCTTTTTCCTTGGCGTGTATCCCGGAATTACCCAGGAAAAGTTAGAATATATAACTGACTGCATTG